CATACACTTCCTGTTGATTTTAGTTCACCACTTAAATATGCATTTATTGTATTTTCAAGTTCTCCCTGAGCTCCTATTATTACTTCAATGTTTTTTTCATTGAATATCTCAATAGCTCCTCCTCCCATTCCACCAGAAATTATTACATTAACTCCTTGCTCATGTAAAAATACTGGAAGGAATCCTGGTCTATGACCTGGGTTTTTAACTTTTTCAGAGCTTACTACTTCTTTGCCATCCACTTCATAAATATGAAAGTGCTCACAGTGTCCAAAATGTTGTGTTACCATACCTCTGTCACTTGCAATTGCTATTTTCATAATCTTCCTCCTAAAAATGTTTTTATTTTAATATTTTTGATAAACGCTTACTGTAGCTATCTAAACCACTTACCTCTGAAGCCAAAGCTGTCATAGGTAATATATCAGCTCTAGATATATCCTTTATGTCAAATCTTCTATTAAGAGCCATGAGCTGTTTTACTCCTGTACTTACTCTTTCTAAATATGAGTAGACTCCTATAGCCCCTGCTGGAAGACTCACAGCATCCTCATATATAGTTTTGAGTTGCTTAATGTCTTCAAAAATCTCTT
The sequence above is a segment of the Acetoanaerobium noterae genome. Coding sequences within it:
- a CDS encoding NifB/NifX family molybdenum-iron cluster-binding protein encodes the protein MKIAIASDRGMVTQHFGHCEHFHIYEVDGKEVVSSEKVKNPGHRPGFLPVFLHEQGVNVIISGGMGGGAIEIFNEKNIEVIIGAQGELENTINAYLSGELKSTGSVCHDHMHEGDGCGH